One region of Primulina tabacum isolate GXHZ01 chromosome 1, ASM2559414v2, whole genome shotgun sequence genomic DNA includes:
- the LOC142556337 gene encoding glutelin type-A 2-like isoform X2, with protein sequence MEIDLSPKLAKTLYGGDGGEYLAWSPNDLPMLREGNIGAGKLALHKYGFAMPRYSDSAKVAYVLQGCGVAGIVLPEQEEKVLAIKKGDALALPFGVVTWWYNKDDTDLDILFLGDTSKAHKSGSFTDFFLTGSNGIFTGFSTEFVSRAWDLEESIVKTLTGQQSGHGIVKLDPNFKMPEPKKENYSGMALNCEEAPLDVDIENGGKVVVLNTKNLPLVGEVGLGADLVRLNGNAMCSPGFSCDSALQVTYVVRGSGHVEVVGVDGKLVLDTTLKAGNLFIVPRFFVVSKIADPDGMDWFSIITTPNPIFTHLAGRTSVWKALSPQVKQAAFNVSPDVEQKFSSKRMNQEIFFPPSRSTLDPTI encoded by the exons ATGGAGATCGATTTGTCACCAAAGTTGGCGAAAACTTTATATGGTGGAGACGGCGGGGAGTACCTAGCTTGGTCCCCAAACGATCTGCCCATGCTCCGTGAAGGAAACATCGGCGCTGGAAAGCTCGCTCTTCACAAATATGGCTTTGCTATGCCACGGTACTCCGATTCCGCCAAAGTTGCTTATGTCCTTCAAG GTTGTGGAGTGGCTGGGATTGTCCTCCCTGAACAGGAAGAAAAGGTTCTTGCAATCAAGAAGGGTGATGCTCTCGCCCTTCCATTTGGAGTTGTCACCTGGTGGTACAACAAAGACGACACTGACCTAGACATCCTTTTCCTTGGTGACACCTCTAAAGCTCATAAATCCGGCTCGTTCACCGACTTTTTCTTGACTGGCTCCAATGGCATCTTCACCGGTTTCTCAACCGAGTTTGTCAGCCGTGCATGGGACTTAGAAGAAAGCATCGTGAAGACCCTTACTGGGCAGCAGTCTGGTCATGGGATTGTGAAGCTCGATCCCAACTTCAAGATGCCAGAGCCGAAGAAGGAAAATTACAGTGGCATGGCATTAAACTGTGAAGAAGCTCCACTGGATGTGGACATAGAAAATGGTGGAAAGGTTGTGGTTCTGAACACCAAGAATTTACCTTTGGTTGGAGAGGTTGGATTGGGGGCTGATCTTGTTAGGCTTAATGGGAATGCCATGTGTTCCCCTGGCTTTTCGTGTGACTCAGCTCTACAAGTCACGTACGTAGTTCGTGGCAGTGGGCATGTTGAAGTTGTTGGTGTTGATGGGAAGCTTGTGCTGGATACTACTCTAAAGGCTGGTAATCTCTTCATCGTGCCGAGGTTTTTTGTAGTCTCAAAGATTGCTGATCCTGATGGTATGGACTGGTTCTCCATCATCACAACACCCAA TCCTATATTTACTCATTTAGCTGGAAGGACATCAGTATGGAAGGCATTGTCTCCGCAAGTTAAGCAAGCAGCTTTCAATGTTAGCCCGGATG